From a single Podarcis raffonei isolate rPodRaf1 chromosome 10, rPodRaf1.pri, whole genome shotgun sequence genomic region:
- the LOC128421999 gene encoding zinc finger protein 782-like, translating to MECGKSFSDIRNCRKHQQTHTGEKPFKCMECGKSFGFNAELRRHQRTHRGEKPFKCMECGKSFSFNAELRRHQRTHRREKPFKCIECGKSFGFNAELRRHQRTHRGEKPFKCMECGKSFSDNAHLRRHQQTHTGEKPFKCMECGKSFSDNAHLRKHQQTHRGEKPYKCMECGKSFSLSGHLNIHLQTHTGEKLYKCIECGKSFCETGKLRRHQRTHTGEKPFICMECGKSFCETGNLRRHQRTHTGEKPYKCMECGKSFSQSGHLNIHLQTHRGETV from the coding sequence atggagtgtggaaagagctttagtgatattAGAAACTGtagaaaacatcaacagactcacacaggggagaaaccatttaaatgcatggagtgtggaaagagcttcggttTCAATGcagaacttagaagacatcagcggactcacagaggggagaaaccatttaaatgtatggagtgtggaaagagcttcagtttcaatgcagaacttagaagacatcaacggactcacagaagagagaaaccatttaaatgtattgagtgtggaaagagcttcggttTCAATGcagaacttagaagacatcaacggactcacagaggagagaaaccatttaaatgtatggagtgtggaaagagctttagtgataatgcacaccttagaagacatcaacagactcacacaggggagaaaccatttaaatgtatggagtgtggaaagagctttagtgataatgcacaccttagaaaacatcaacagactcacagaggggagaaaccatataaatgtatggagtgcggaaagagcttcagtctgagtggacacctcaatattcatctacagactcacacaggggagaaactgtataaatgtatagagtgtggaaagagcttttgtgaaACTGGAaagcttagaagacatcaacggactcacacaggggagaaaccatttatatgtatggagtgtggaaagagcttttgtgaaactggaaatcttagaagacatcaacggactcacacgggtgaaaaaccatataaatgtatggagtgcggaaagagcttcagtcagagtggacacctcaatattcATCTACAGACTCACAGGGGAGAAActgtataa